The Kosmotoga olearia TBF 19.5.1 sequence ACTTGTTCTATTCTTTCAGAGTTCCTAAGGTAAAGGTTTAATGCGATTTTAGCGGCATCTGTGAGTTCCGAAACATGAGAGACCTCGTTGACAATGTATCCTGCACAAAGAGTGTCTTCGAGTGAAGGATGACCATCGGATCCTGCGCAGATAAGTTGCGTGTCTTCACCTAGTTCCAGTATTTTATTTACCACTATTCCTGCATTTAGAAATGAGGCTGTAAAGAGTCTTTCTGATTGCATACTTTTTTTGATAGCAGTTGTACCGTTTGAGGTAGTCAGTATTAACTCGCTACCCTTCTTTAGTTTTAGAAACTCCAGCGGTGAATTCCCAAAGTCAAAGCCCTTTATTTTAACGCTGTTTCTTTCGCCAGCCAGGTAAGCCTTTGGATGAAGTTTCTTAAATACCGCAGCTTCTGAAAGATCGCCAGCGATGTATATTTTTTCAACTCCTGACGCTAGAGCAACAGCAATACTGCTGGTTGCCCTTAAAACGTCGATGACTACCGCAACAGGCGCGGTGATTTCTTCGTATGGTATAAAATGAACGTGAAGCTTCATGTTACCTGTTTTCGATGGCTTTTTTAGTATCCACTTCGAGGTGGAAATAGTAGTTGAGGGTATCAACTACCCAGCCAAAGCGCGAATCGTAATCTAATATGGTAACAGAACAATTCCAGAGATTGAATTTTCTGTGTTGTTGGATAGGTATGTTAAGAACCCTGCAGAGAAGCAGCCTTATCCACAATGCATGAGAAACGATGATTATATTGCTTTCGTCAGACAAAGAAGAAGTAATTGTCTTGAAAGCCCGAACAGCTCTTTTCTGTACCTGATTTAGCGATTCTGTGTCCGGGATCTCAGCATCAGGATTTGTTCGCCATTCCTGAAATTCTTTACCATATTTTTCAAGTATCTCTTCAATCTTCAGTCCGCTCCAGAGATCCATTCTACATTCTCTCAGTTCCTTCATTTTTATAGGGGGTTTTCCGAAGCGTTCACCAATTATCTCCGCGGTTTCTGCTGCTCTGGAAAGATCGCTGGAATATATGGCTTCTATCGATTCAACCTTGTCTGCCAGAAAATTTGCTGTCAGGGTGGCGTCTCTTATACCGATAGCGCTTAGAGGAACGTCAGAGCTTCCCTGCCATTTCCCGGTAAGATTCCATTCTGTTGAGCCATGTCTGACTATGTAAACTCTCATGATTCACCTCCAATGACTATTTCATCAACTTCAAAATCTCTGGTTTTCATACCATGTAGTTTTATTTTTTTGCCTGTGTCAATGATGAGTGTGTTTTTTTCGGATGCTTTTTCAAGATGGTCTATAGGTACCGGTCCGTTTATTATCCTCGTTACTGTATGTATTTCACTAAAAATCGATTTTTCTCCAAAATGTCCCTTTTTGAAAACCACGAAGCCTTTTTCTGGAACGCGAAATTTTACTGGAAGAAGGGTTCGCCCATCGGTTATGAATTTTTTTCCGCTAGCATTTATCGCAACGAAAGCAGCAATTCCTGTGCAAGAGCCAGCAACCAAGGAAGTCAATGTTCCGTCAACGAAATCTTTGTTTTTTTCATCAAGTTCTACCTCAAATTCCGTAAGGTTGAATCCGAAGGTTTCAAATTCCATGGCAGCTTTTTCAACCAGTGACTCCATTTCTTCAGTTATTTCTTCCTCCTTGTACCCAAAGACTTTCAGAACGGATTTCAGGTCAGGATCAACGCCGGAAAGGGCATTGTTTATGTCTTTGAGCAGCTTGATCCTGCTTCCGTATTGATCAAAGAATCCTGTTTTTATTAAGAATTCGAGATCAGCGGCAGTGAGATAATTACGATTTTTTCGTACGTAAGCAAAGAAGTTTTCCTCCTTGGGTGGTTTGGAGGTATCTATCTTTGTTAGAGATGGTCTGAAATCACCCGGTACAAGGATTATGTTGTTTCTATTTCCAGGGTTAAAAATTGAGAACTTGAGTCCCAATTCCCGGGCCTCTGCCGCCGCACGTAGTCGAGAACCACTATCCATCAACGGGATCAGAAGTTTGTAGAAGAGTACGGGATTATTTGCCTTATGATAAGCGATCCAATAGGATAACAATGAATAAGCGATGCTATGGGACTTGTTGAAGCTGTATCCAGAGAAATCCCTCAGAAACTCAAGATATTTGCTTATTTTTTCAGAATTTTCCGGACTTCTTTCTTGAACAACTTCAGCGAGCTTTTCAATGGTTTCGGTATCTTTTTTAGATAACGCTCTACGAAGAAGTTCACCTTCTTCTGGTTTGAGCTTCAGTTCAGAAATGGCCAGTCTTATTACCTGCTCCTGGAATATGAGCAATCCCAATGTATCTTCCAGAGAAGCAATGTGCTCTCCGGCTGTGTAATTTCCAATTGCCTTCAAGAAACGTCTTCGTCTTATGTATTCTCTTGTTATCCCGGAGGATATAGGGCCGGGTCTGTTCAGGGCAATTCCAATTGCGAGGTCCTCGAGGTTTTCAGGAGAAATCTTTTTTATTATTGCTGTTGCTTCATTACCTTCAATCTGGAAGATTCCCGTGGTGTAACCCCGGGAAAGAATGGCGAAACTTTTTCTGTTATCGGGATTTTTGTTCCATGGTTCTTTTCCTTCGCATAATTTTCTTAAGAGGGAAAGATTTCTCAATCCCAGTAAATCAACCTTTTGAAATCCCAGATATTCGAGGGATTTCATGTCCCATTGCGATATGTATATTTCATCGCTTTTCCTGAGGGGAATGATGGTTCTCAGATCTTCTTCTGAAAGTATTATCCCGGCTGCATGTACCGAAAGAGTGCTATAAAGTCCTGATAGCTGGTTTGCGAATTTGAAGATTGAAGTCATGCGTTTATCTTTTGACAGAGAAGATGGCAGAAATTTTCCATTTCTGCTCCAGGAGATAAGGTTGCGAATTTCCGATTCGGAGACTTTCATCTTTCTTGCGAGGGCTCTTGCGGCGGACCTGAAAGAAAAGGTCCCCATGGTTTGTATAAGGCAGACCTTTTCACTGGAGAAATGTTCAGTGATTTTATGAATCAACTCTGGCCTTTTTTCATCTTCAACATCGAGGTCTATATCGGGGAAATCTTCCCTTGCTGGATTCAAGAACCTTTCAAAGTAAAGATCGTATTTCAGAGGATCTACAGCCGTGATTCCAAGGGCTCTAACGAGTAATGAACCAACGGCAGAACCTCTTCCGGGCCCTACCCAGCACCCGATACTTTTTGCCAGCTTGACTATTTCAGCAATAAGAAGAAAATAATCCTGAAATCCTTTGTCCTGAACTATTTTGAGTTCCTTATCAAGTCTTTCGAGATATTTCTTATCTGTTATTCCAGCCTCTTTAAGGCCTTCAATGGCAAGTGCCCTTAGTTCTTCTATTGTGGTGTGAACTGGAATTTTATGTTTGAATCTGGGTAATTCAAAAGGTTCTTTTAGTGCCGATTCTAGAACGCCGATATTCGGTTGGATGATTTTTTTGTATTCTTCTTCGGTTAGAAGATGGTAATCCGCTTCGGGGATATTTTTTTCTCCAAGTGAAATATATATTTTAAAGAGGTTTTTTTGCCTGGGATCCACATACCTGCTTTCCCATACAGGAATCTCCGAAGTCTCATCCAGATTCTTGGGTACTCCCTCGATGACCACCACATCTTCTGGAGAATCTGTCAGTTCATTTTCCAGAGCTATTAGTTGTAAGAAACCTTGAGACGACGTCGGGATGTAATACCTGGTTTCCTTTTTTAGTCCAGGAATAACATTAATCCCCTGTTCTTTGAGCATTCTGAACCAGAGAATCGATGAGGATAGGGAGGAATCTATGAGTATACAAGTATCGTATCCTTCTTTTTTGAGAGCAAATGCCGTTTCTTTAGGATTCAGAATAGAAGCGTAAAGCTCATGAGAGGTGACAACAAAAGCGACCCTCATAATTGTTTTCTCCTTAACTCAAAAAGGTTTCTGATGACCTTTAGCATATCTTCTGGAACGCGTGCGACAAAGGTCATTTTTTCCCCTGTCCGGGGATGGTGGATAGATATCTGCAAGGCATGGAGCATGTGCCTTTCTGCCCCAAGTATAATATCGTCTTTGTGTCTTCCATACAATTTATCACCGAGTAAAGGATGGCCTATTTCTTTAAAATGCACCCTGATCTGATGTGTTCTTCCTGTTTTGGGCTTTGCAAGAACCAGAGAGGCTATATTTCCGAAATAGGTGATCGTTTTGAAGAGCGTGTGAGATTCCTTGCCTGTGGCTGAAACAGTCATTTTTAATCGGTTAACTGGATGACGTGCTAGAGAGAAGTTTATTTCTCCCTGAAGGGGTGTTTTTCCTCTGGCTATTGCGAGGTAATATTTTTCTGTCGTTCGTGCTTTGAACTGTTGTACAAGAGAATTATGTGCTCGGTCGTTTTTTGCAACAACTATAACCCCGCTCGTTTCCTTATCCAATCTGTGAACAATACCTGGTCTCATAATTCCGCCAATACCCTGTAAATCATTACAATAATTCAAAAGAGCGTTGACGAGTGTTCCAGAGGTTTTATTGTGAACGGGGTGCACTATCATATCCGGAGGTTTGTTTACGACAATGATGTCGTGATCTTCGTAGATTATATTTAGAGGGATGTTTTCGGGTTCCACAGTACCGGGTTCAACTTTTTCTGGAAATGTATAAGTCACGATGTCGCCGCTTTTCACACGATAACTGGCCTTTTTTTTCTCCCCGTTTACTAGAACTCCTCCATCTTTTATATGTCGTTGAATTGCGGTACGTGAAACCCATTGAGGAGCCTTTTCAGAGAGAAATTTATCCAGTCGCCATCCGTCTTCACGATTGGTTACAATCTGTTCTTCTGGCACTGTGTTCCCTCCGATAGTATAGGAACAAAAGAAGAATTGTTCCAAGAACGATAGACGTATCGGCCACATTAAAAACAGGCCAGTACGGGAGTTCTATAAAATCAACAACATAACCAAGTCTCAGGCGATCTATCAGGTTTCCAAGAGCACCACCAATGATCATCCCGAAGAAAAATTGCTCTATTTTCGAAAGTCTGTTTTTGAAAATAACCCCGAATATGAGAAGACCAATGATAATTGTGGTAGAAATTGAGGCAATAAGGATCCCCTCTACTCCGCTGAACATTCCAAAAGCGACACCCCTGTTGTGAACGTAACGGAATCCGAGAATTTTTCCCAGAATGTCTATACGCTGGAAATAATTCATGCTGTTTTCCACAATACGTTTTGATAGCTGGTCCAATATGACCACCAGAACGATTCCAAAAGAAGAAAGCAACTGTATCACCTCGGGAAAGTCATTTGAAGACTCAAAGCCGCCTCTTTAAGAGGCGGCTGAATGTTACTGCATTTTCTCCATCAAAGCTTCCATTTCGGAGTCATCCATCTCGAAGTTTGCGTAAACTTCCTGTACATCATCGTTATCTTCGAGGACATTTAGAAGCTTCAAAAGTTTTTCAGCGTCGTTACCACTGACAGATACGGTGTTCTTCGGGATATAGGTCAGTTCGTAAGAAGCCGTATAACCGTTTTCTTCCAGTGCGTTTTTAACATTAGATGCTTCCTCAGGAGCAGTTATTATTCTAACAGGATCCTCTTCATCCTGAATGTCTTCGGCGCCGGCGTCAATTGCAAGAAGCTGAAATTCATCCATGTCAGAAATCTCGGATCTTGGGACGGTTATAACACCTTTTCTTTCGAACATCCAGGCAACACTACCGCTTTCAGCCATGTTCCCACCGTGTTTGGAAAGCAGATGCCTGATTTCCTGGGCCGTCCTGTTTTTGTTGTCTGTGAGAGCTCTTATAAGCATGGCAACTCCACCGGGAGCGTAAACTTCATATAAAGCTTCTACGAAGGACTGTCCTTCAAGTTCTCCAGCACCCTTTTTGATAGCCTTTTCCATGGTGTCTTTCGGCATGTTGGCAGCCTTTGCTCTTTCTATGGCGGCTCTAAGAGCATTATTCGTGTTTGGGTCTGTTCCGCCTTCACGTGCGGCTACCATTAGCTCCCTTATTATTTTGGTGAAGATCTTGGACTTCTTTGCGTCCTGGGCCATCTTTCTGTGTTTAATATTCGCCCACTTATTGTGACCTGACATGCTTTTTCCCTCCTATATAATCCAGAATATTAGACGTGGGTACACCATCTTTATAAGCTTCAAGCACAAAAACATAAATTCCTTTTTCAGAAAGGCTCTTTTCTTTGCTCATTATTTTTATAAGATGCTGATATGACAATGATTTATCCATCGGCTGGAAATATTTTACCATAAAGTAGTTCCTCAGCGCTGAGACGGAAAGATGTTGATACGTTTCTTTAGCTAAAAAGATTTTCCGAGATTTCTTCGTTTGTTTGGTTATCTCTGTAGCTTCGGAAAAACGAGATGGATCGAAGCAGTTTTTTGGCAAGAACAAGAAATATTGGTAGGAATCAGCTACGGAACGCAAATCAAATTTTTCATCAACCTCCCAGACTTTGAGTAATGATATCCCAAAAGGTGCCGCTTTCGAAATCCTTTCTGTTATATCAGTAACAGGGCTTTCTGTTTCTATGGTCATATAGATAGCTGCAGTAGCTACCCCGGTTAGAACAGCGGGTAAATAACTCAACTTTATGTGCGGGTGGTATCCTTTTGTAAAAGACAACGGAAGCTTTGCGCGTCGAAGGGTTCTTTCAATGGCCGTACTTGTCTCCTGGTGGGAAAGATACCTTATAATACCTCCCTTAACCATTCGCAATACATATTTAGGCAAAGATCCCATCTCCAATTCAAAATTTAGTAAAAACAATTCTCTAAAGGCACTTCACTGCAGTATAATTGTATGCGAAATGTCCAAATTTTACAATGGTGGTGAAAGTATGTGGTTGGTGATGGCAGATTCTCATGATAATCTCGAGAACCTGGAAAAAGCTGTTCGGATCGCTGAAGAACGGAGAGCGAGTGTTATATTTCATTGTGGTGATATAGTTTCTCCTTTTGCCGCTAGAATCCTGGCAGGATTTAGCGGAGAACTGTATGTGGTTTTTGGAAATAACGATGGTGAAGTCTTAGGGCTAAAGAGTATACTGGGAGATGCCATAAGAAAAGGACCATATGAAGTTGTGGTGAGCGGAAAAAAGGTTATGCTAATGCACGAGCCCATATCCTTCAATAGATTAAAAGATCTCGACTATGTATTTTATGGGCATACCCACGAATTTGATATTTTTGAGGAAGAAAAGCCTTTTATACTCAATCCGGGCGAGAGTTGTGGTTATCTCAGTGATAATGCAACGTGTGTTTTGCTTGATGAAGAGACAGGTGAATTTGAACTCGTGGAATTATAACCTTCGTTTAACCGATAGAATAGAATTGAAACGTATAATCGACAGGCAAGAAAGCTGAAAAAAAGATAGGAGGGTTTCTTTGTGGAGAAAAATGTTGTTAAGGCAGAAAAGAACGTGGAAATAGTTGAATTTACCTTTGGACCGGATGAGATCGCTGAAGCGGAAAATGAGATAGTCAGGTATGTAAACAAGAACTACACGATACCAGGATTCAGAAAGGGTAAAGCTCCGAAGAGAATAATTGAGACCTTTTTCGGTGAAAATTTCAGAGATATGGTTCTGGAAGAACTTTCCAGGAAGATTGAGGATACTCTCAAAGATGAAGAACTTTTTATTCCTGCTGTCATTGCTGACCGAAAGATCGAAGGTGATGTTGCTGTCTTCGTAGTTGAACTTCACCGCGAGCCAAAGGTTGAACTCAAGGATTACACTGGCCTGGAGTTGTCCGTTCCCAAGCAGGAAGAGGTTCTCGCCAATTACGTGGATAACAAACTCGAGGAGCTTAGAAACGAAGCGGCTATAGTTGAACCAAAGGACGGGCCAGCTGAAATTGGTGATGTTATTAACATTGAGTACACGATAGAAAAGGATGGCAAGATAATTGCCGATCATAAAACACAGGAAATACTGATCGTTGAAGATGATGACAGACCCATTGTTACGAACGTAATTGGAAAGAAAAAGGGAGATATCGTTGAATTTGACAGAACCTTTGAAAACTCAAACAACAAATACCATTACAAGATAGAAATTAAGGAAGTCCTCAAGAGAACGCTTATGGAACTTAATGATGAATTTGCCAAAAGTGTTGCCTCTGAAGTGAACACCCTGGAGGAACTGAAGAAGAAACTGGAAGAGGAAGGGCTCGAGGCTTTCGAAAGCTGGAAGAAAGATTTCCTGCGCCAGCAGGTACAGGATAAATTAGCAGAGCTTGTTGAACTTGAGATTTCTGAAAAAACACTGGACTATTTTGTCAATAGGGCAATAGAAAACGCAAAGAAAGAGAACACTTATGATTCTTATCTGAAGCAGGCTGGC is a genomic window containing:
- a CDS encoding RluA family pseudouridine synthase, which codes for MPEEQIVTNREDGWRLDKFLSEKAPQWVSRTAIQRHIKDGGVLVNGEKKKASYRVKSGDIVTYTFPEKVEPGTVEPENIPLNIIYEDHDIIVVNKPPDMIVHPVHNKTSGTLVNALLNYCNDLQGIGGIMRPGIVHRLDKETSGVIVVAKNDRAHNSLVQQFKARTTEKYYLAIARGKTPLQGEINFSLARHPVNRLKMTVSATGKESHTLFKTITYFGNIASLVLAKPKTGRTHQIRVHFKEIGHPLLGDKLYGRHKDDIILGAERHMLHALQISIHHPRTGEKMTFVARVPEDMLKVIRNLFELRRKQL
- a CDS encoding TIGR03936 family radical SAM-associated protein; translation: MPKYVLRMVKGGIIRYLSHQETSTAIERTLRRAKLPLSFTKGYHPHIKLSYLPAVLTGVATAAIYMTIETESPVTDITERISKAAPFGISLLKVWEVDEKFDLRSVADSYQYFLFLPKNCFDPSRFSEATEITKQTKKSRKIFLAKETYQHLSVSALRNYFMVKYFQPMDKSLSYQHLIKIMSKEKSLSEKGIYVFVLEAYKDGVPTSNILDYIGGKKHVRSQ
- a CDS encoding histidine phosphatase family protein; translation: MRVYIVRHGSTEWNLTGKWQGSSDVPLSAIGIRDATLTANFLADKVESIEAIYSSDLSRAAETAEIIGERFGKPPIKMKELRECRMDLWSGLKIEEILEKYGKEFQEWRTNPDAEIPDTESLNQVQKRAVRAFKTITSSLSDESNIIIVSHALWIRLLLCRVLNIPIQQHRKFNLWNCSVTILDYDSRFGWVVDTLNYYFHLEVDTKKAIENR
- the lspA gene encoding signal peptidase II gives rise to the protein MLSSFGIVLVVILDQLSKRIVENSMNYFQRIDILGKILGFRYVHNRGVAFGMFSGVEGILIASISTTIIIGLLIFGVIFKNRLSKIEQFFFGMIIGGALGNLIDRLRLGYVVDFIELPYWPVFNVADTSIVLGTILLLFLYYRREHSARRTDCNQS
- a CDS encoding metallophosphoesterase, which translates into the protein MWLVMADSHDNLENLEKAVRIAEERRASVIFHCGDIVSPFAARILAGFSGELYVVFGNNDGEVLGLKSILGDAIRKGPYEVVVSGKKVMLMHEPISFNRLKDLDYVFYGHTHEFDIFEEEKPFILNPGESCGYLSDNATCVLLDEETGEFELVEL
- a CDS encoding DNA polymerase III subunit alpha, which gives rise to MRVAFVVTSHELYASILNPKETAFALKKEGYDTCILIDSSLSSSILWFRMLKEQGINVIPGLKKETRYYIPTSSQGFLQLIALENELTDSPEDVVVIEGVPKNLDETSEIPVWESRYVDPRQKNLFKIYISLGEKNIPEADYHLLTEEEYKKIIQPNIGVLESALKEPFELPRFKHKIPVHTTIEELRALAIEGLKEAGITDKKYLERLDKELKIVQDKGFQDYFLLIAEIVKLAKSIGCWVGPGRGSAVGSLLVRALGITAVDPLKYDLYFERFLNPAREDFPDIDLDVEDEKRPELIHKITEHFSSEKVCLIQTMGTFSFRSAARALARKMKVSESEIRNLISWSRNGKFLPSSLSKDKRMTSIFKFANQLSGLYSTLSVHAAGIILSEEDLRTIIPLRKSDEIYISQWDMKSLEYLGFQKVDLLGLRNLSLLRKLCEGKEPWNKNPDNRKSFAILSRGYTTGIFQIEGNEATAIIKKISPENLEDLAIGIALNRPGPISSGITREYIRRRRFLKAIGNYTAGEHIASLEDTLGLLIFQEQVIRLAISELKLKPEEGELLRRALSKKDTETIEKLAEVVQERSPENSEKISKYLEFLRDFSGYSFNKSHSIAYSLLSYWIAYHKANNPVLFYKLLIPLMDSGSRLRAAAEARELGLKFSIFNPGNRNNIILVPGDFRPSLTKIDTSKPPKEENFFAYVRKNRNYLTAADLEFLIKTGFFDQYGSRIKLLKDINNALSGVDPDLKSVLKVFGYKEEEITEEMESLVEKAAMEFETFGFNLTEFEVELDEKNKDFVDGTLTSLVAGSCTGIAAFVAINASGKKFITDGRTLLPVKFRVPEKGFVVFKKGHFGEKSIFSEIHTVTRIINGPVPIDHLEKASEKNTLIIDTGKKIKLHGMKTRDFEVDEIVIGGES
- the tig gene encoding trigger factor — encoded protein: MEKNVVKAEKNVEIVEFTFGPDEIAEAENEIVRYVNKNYTIPGFRKGKAPKRIIETFFGENFRDMVLEELSRKIEDTLKDEELFIPAVIADRKIEGDVAVFVVELHREPKVELKDYTGLELSVPKQEEVLANYVDNKLEELRNEAAIVEPKDGPAEIGDVINIEYTIEKDGKIIADHKTQEILIVEDDDRPIVTNVIGKKKGDIVEFDRTFENSNNKYHYKIEIKEVLKRTLMELNDEFAKSVASEVNTLEELKKKLEEEGLEAFESWKKDFLRQQVQDKLAELVELEISEKTLDYFVNRAIENAKKENTYDSYLKQAGSEEKLYEEFKTGILNELKKNTAIEKIAEKEQIEVTDEEVMKTAEELSTYWGISPERAKEIVKTREDIRNDIVENIRRTKVQDLIVEKATIKEISADEPVEEQKEEEEKEEAGSENSENKE
- a CDS encoding YebC/PmpR family DNA-binding transcriptional regulator, which codes for MSGHNKWANIKHRKMAQDAKKSKIFTKIIRELMVAAREGGTDPNTNNALRAAIERAKAANMPKDTMEKAIKKGAGELEGQSFVEALYEVYAPGGVAMLIRALTDNKNRTAQEIRHLLSKHGGNMAESGSVAWMFERKGVITVPRSEISDMDEFQLLAIDAGAEDIQDEEDPVRIITAPEEASNVKNALEENGYTASYELTYIPKNTVSVSGNDAEKLLKLLNVLEDNDDVQEVYANFEMDDSEMEALMEKMQ
- a CDS encoding 2-phosphosulfolactate phosphatase, whose protein sequence is MKLHVHFIPYEEITAPVAVVIDVLRATSSIAVALASGVEKIYIAGDLSEAAVFKKLHPKAYLAGERNSVKIKGFDFGNSPLEFLKLKKGSELILTTSNGTTAIKKSMQSERLFTASFLNAGIVVNKILELGEDTQLICAGSDGHPSLEDTLCAGYIVNEVSHVSELTDAAKIALNLYLRNSERIEQVLSQDSSHGTRLVSIGFEKDVAFCAKINVFNVLPTLVDGALTKGE